From a single Rutidosis leptorrhynchoides isolate AG116_Rl617_1_P2 chromosome 5, CSIRO_AGI_Rlap_v1, whole genome shotgun sequence genomic region:
- the LOC139850606 gene encoding receptor-like protein kinase 7: MSANYLYYYLAVMIVLISGESCRSDEVDILLNLKSVLTANTKVFDSWIRNNWICNFTGITCDSWGLVKEIELSNQHLRMNNDGLNIPFDSICQLQSLQKLSLGYNHLNGIVTKDLNKCSHLTYLDLGNNFFSGSMPHISSMNQLLYLYLNNSGFSGSFPWGSLGNMSELLVLSIGDNPFDKSSGGVFPEQVTELVHLRWLYMSNCSIQGHIPASIGKLTNLINLELSTNHITGIIPNEISNLINLKQLELFQNNLTGKLPPNLTTNLQCFDASTNYLEGDLSPINSLTNLKSLQLFENLFTGDFPQQIGDFKHLVNLSLYRNQITGTLPHQLGSFSDFNFIDVSENFLTGQIPPNMCNNRKMTALLILDNNLTGEIPPAYANCDTLTRFRLSNNMLSGVVPAGIWGLPKVEIIDIERNHFEGTITSQIQNAKTLGQIFAAHNQLSGELSPYISKLPASLNMIDISHNQFSGKLPDSIGELRQLGSLHLNNNNFTGEIPRTLRTCDSLSDINMAYNTFSGQIPVDLGWLPTLNTLNLSSNQLRGQIPSSLSSLRLSLLDLSDNRLEGPIPESLVDHIEAYNGSSFSGNPGLCIKQNNNNNNNNNNNNNNNNNNNNNNNNNNNKVKKYIRACSSSDIRGGAGIIRTIITCLSVVSAAVLVLLAYLCYLKNQRRQGEEDDDVDAPHHSFKDYDSWNVTSFHVLSFMEGDILDSIKEENLIGKGGSGQVYSVSLKNGVDLAVKHIWNNNNNNNKKSSKQQHLKSFEFEAEVETLSSIRHVNVVKLYCSITSKESSLLVYEYLPNGSLWERLHTTTASKKLGLDWDTRYEIALGAAKGLEYLHHGCERPVIHRDVKSSNILLDEYLKPRIADFGLAKMIVTTTDTSSTQLIAGTHGYIAPEYGYTYKVNEKSDVYSFGVVLMELVTGKKPIEAEYGENKDMVYWVCSKLKNKESVLSLVDSSIPEPYKEETIKVLKIAIMCTSRLPSLRPTMRSVVKMLEEAQPCKLLNIIITKHHG, from the exons atgtctgctaattatttgtattactatttgGCGGTGATGATAGTATTAATCTCTGGTGAGAGCTGCCGCTCGGATGAAGTTGATATTCTATTGAATCTAAAAAGCGTGTTAACAGCAAACACTAAAGTATTTGATTCGTGGATACGGAATAATTGGATTTGTAACTTTACAGGAATCACTTGTGATTCTTGGGGTTTGGTAAAAGAAATCGAGCTCTCGAATCAGCATCTTAGGATGAATAATGATGGTCTGAATATTCCTTTCGATTCTATATGCCAGCTTCAATCATTACAGAAACTTTCATTGGGTTATAATCATCTCAACGGAATCGTCACAAAAGACCTCAACAAATGCTCCCACTTGACTTACTTGGATCTCGGAAACAACTTTTTCTCCGGTTCCATGCCTCACATATCGTCCATGAACCAACTTTTGTATCTGTATCTTAATAACTCGGGATTTTCAG GATCGTTCCCTTGGGGTTCACTGGGAAACATGAGTGAGTTGTTGGTTCTGAGCATCGGAGACAATCCATTTGATAAAAGTAGTGGGGGGGTATTTCCAGAACAAGTAACAGAGCTTGTTCATTTGAGATGGCTATACATGTCCAACTGTAGCATCCAAGGCCACATCCCTGCATCCATCGGTAAACTAACCAACCTCATTAATTTGGAGCTTTCCACCAATCACATCACCGGAATCATTCCAAATGAAATCTCCAACTTAATTAACCTCAAGCAGCTTGAGCTTTTCCAAAACAATCTAACTGGTAAACTTCCACCTAACTTAACAACCAACCTCCAGTGCTTTGATGCTTCAACCAACTACCTTGAAGGTGATCTCTCCCCCATCAACTCCCTAACAAACCTTAAGAGCTTGCAACTCTTTGAGAATCTCTTCACTGGTGACTTTCCCCAACAGATTGGAGATTTCAAGCATCTTGTCAACTTGTCTTTGTATCGTAACCAAATCACCGGTACACTTCCTCACCAACTTGGCTCCTTTTCTGACTTCAATTTCATTGACGTCTCTGAAAATTTTCTCACCGGTCAAATTCCTCCTAACATGTGCAACAACCGTAAGATGACTGCACTCCTCATTCTTGACAACAATTTAACCGGGGAAATCCCACCCGCTTATGCTAACTGCGACACGTTGACACGCTTTCGTTTGAGCAACAACATGCTCTCTGGTGTTGTACCTGCTGGAATTTGGGGGCTACCTAAAGTTGAGATCATTGATATCGAGAGAAACCATTTTGAAGGGACCATTACTTCCCAGATACAGAATGCTAAAACATTGGGCCAGATATTTGCTGCTCACAATCAATTATCTGGTGAATTATCACCTTACATTTCAAAGCTACCGGCATCCTTGAACATGATCGATATAAGTCACAATCAGTTTTCTGGAAAACTCCCCGATTCAATTGGAGAACTAAGGCAACTGGGAAGCCTTCATTTAAATAACAACAACTTCACAGGTGAAATACCCAGAACATTACGCACGTGTGATTCTCTGAGTGACATAAACATGGCGTATAATACATTTTCAGGCCAAATCCCAGTAGATCTAGGATGGCTACCCACGCTTAATACGTTGAATTTGTCCTCGAATCAACTGCGGGGTCAAATTCCAAGCAGCTTGTCATCACTGCGGTTGAGTCTTTTAGATTTATCGGACAACAGATTGGAGGGTCCAATCCCAGAATCTCTTGTTGATCATATAGAGGCTTACAATGGAAGCAGCTTTTCTGGAAATCCAGGGCTATGCatcaaacaaaataataataataataataataataataataataataataataataataataataataataataataataataataataataaggtgaaAAAATATATCCGGGCTTGTTCTTCTTCAGATATTCGAGGGGGGGCTGGGATCATCCGGACAATCATCACATGCTTATCAGTAGTGTCAGCAGCTGTGCTTGTATTGCTTGCATACTTGTGTTACTTGAAGAACCAAAGGAGACAaggagaagaagatgatgatgttgatgccCCCCACCATTCTTTTAAAGATTATGATTCATGGAATGTGACATCATTCCATGTATTAAGCTTCATGGAGGGGGACATTCTTGATTCAATTAAAGAGGAGAATTTGATCGGAAAAGGGGGGTCTGGACAAGTCTATAGTGTCTCCCTAAAAAACGGAGTAGATCTAGCTGTGAAACACATatggaacaataataataataataataaaaagtcgtCGAAGCAGCAGCATTTGAAGTCATTTGAGTTTGAGGCAGAAGTGGAGACATTGAGCTCTATAAGACATGTAAATGTTGTAAAATTGTATTGCAGTATCACAAGCAAAGAGTCAAGCCTGTTGGTATACGAGTATTTGCCAAACGGGAGTCTTTGGGAACGGTTACATACAACAACTGCAAGTAAGAAACTGGGCCTTGATTGGGATACAAGATATGAAATAGCACTTGGAGCTGCAAAAGGCTTAGAATATTTACATCATGGATGCGAAAGACCTGTGATACATAGAGATGTTAAGTCTAGTAACATACTATTGGATGAGTATTTGAAGCCACGAATTGCTGATTTTGGGCTTGCAAAGATGATCGTTACTACTACCGACACTTCTTCAACTCAGCTCATTGCTGGTACACATGGTTATATCGCCCCTG AATACGGATACACATACAAAGTGAACGAAAAGAGCGATGTGTATAGTTTTGGAGTGGTGTTGATGGAACTTGTGACAGGTAAAAAACCAATAGAAGCTGAATACGGTGAAAATAAAGACATGGTTTACTGGGTATGCAGTAAATTGAAGAACAAAGAAAGTGTGTTAAGCCTTGTTGATTCCAGTATTCCTGAACCGTACAAAGAAGAAACAATTAAAGTATTGAAGATTGCAATTATGTGCACGTCTAGGCTCCCCTCCCTCAGACCCACCATGAGATCCGTTGTTAAGATGTTGGAGGAAGCCCAACCATGTAAATTGCTAAACATCATCATCACTAAACACCATGGATGA